A window of the Garra rufa chromosome 10, GarRuf1.0, whole genome shotgun sequence genome harbors these coding sequences:
- the mcm6l gene encoding MCM6 minichromosome maintenance deficient 6, like has translation MEPAVEATAAGVQVRDELSEKCQKLFLEFLEEFQDKTGDSLYLADAQELIRPERNTLTVSFSNIEHYNQQLATTIQEEYYRVYPYLCRAVRHFARDHGNIPPSKEFYVAFSDFPSRQKIRELSTARIGTLLRISGQVVRTHPVHPELVSGTFLCLDCQSVIKDVEQQFKYTQPTICKNPVCANRRRFMLDTNKSRFVDFQKVRIQETQAELPRGSIPRSVEVVLRAEAVETAQAGDRCDFTGTLIVVPDVSAMALAGTRAETSSRVTGKEGFEADGIQGLKALGVRELSYRLAFLANYVAPTNPRFGGKELRQEDQTAESVKNQMTVQEWEKVFEMSQDKNLYHNLCTSLFPTIHGNDEIKRGILLMLFGGVAKTTMEGTSLRGDINVCIVGDPSTSKSQFLKHVEDFAPRAVYTSGKASSAAGLTAAVVKDEESHEFVIEAGALMLADNGVCCIDEFDKMDLKDQVAIHEAMEQQTISITKAGVKATLNARTSILAAANPIDGRYNRAKSLKQNVNMSAPIMSRFDLFFILVDECNEVTDYAIARRIVDLHARNVESVERVYSTEEVQRYILFARQFQPKITSEAQEFVVDQYKRLRQRDGGGTTKSAWRITVRQLESMLRLSEAMARLYCSDEVQPKHVKEAFRLLNKSIIRVDSPDINFDQEQDDDNTEGQNGGEVNGHAVEAMDTGEVEKQEKPSAAKPAVRMSFAEYKRISNLLVLHMQKMEQLDEESSLKKSELINWYLKEMESEIDSEAELVAKKNLIEKVLYRLIHFDHIIIELTKTGLKKISEDGDEPVMEEDPFLVVNPNYILED, from the exons GGTTTACCCGTATCTCTGCCGAGCAGTTCGCCACTTTGCCAGAGATCATGGAAATATTCCACCATCCAAAGAATTTTATGTGGCATTTTCAGACTTTCCATCTAGACAAAA GATCCGTGAGCTCTCCACCGCTCGCATCGGCACTCTGTTGCGCATCAGCGGTCAAGTGGTGCGAACCCACCCCGTGCACCCAGAGCTGGTCAGCGGCACTTTCCTCTGTCTGGACTGTCAGTCTGTCATCAAAGACGTGGAGCAGCAGTTCAAATACACACAGCCGACCATCTGCAAGAACCCTGTGTGTGCCAATCGCCGCCGCTTCATGCTTGACACCAACAAGTCCCGCTTCGTCGACTTCCAGAAG GTGCGCATTCAGGAGACGCAGGCGGAGCTGCCGCGAGGCTCCATTCCCCGCAGTGTGGAAGTAGTTCTGAGGGCGGAGGCTGTGGAAACCGCGCAGGCAGGAGATCGTTGTGACTTCACCGGCACACTGATAGTTGTGCCTGATGTGTCCGCCATGGCTCTTGCTG GCACACGGGCAGAAACCAGCAGCAGGGTGACGGGGAAGGAGGGCTTTGAGGCTGATGGTATTCAGGGGCTCAAGGCTTTGGGTGTCAGAGAACTCTCCTACAGACTGGCCTTCCTGGCCAACTATGTGGCCCCAACTAACCCACGG TTTGGAGGGAAGGAGCTTCGTCAGGAGGATCAGACAGCTGAGAGCGTAAAGAACCAGATGACCGTGCAGGAATGGGAGAAAGTGTTTGAGATGAGCCAAGACAAGAATCTCTATCACAACCTCTGCACAAGTCTCTTCCCCACCATTCATG GTAATGATGAAATTAAGCGTGGGATTCTGCTGATGTTATTTGGTGGTGTTGCCAAAACGACCATGGAGGGAACATCTTTACGTGGCGACATCAACGTGTGTATAGTTGGAGACCCGAGTACATCCAAGAGCCAGTTTCTCAA gcATGTGGAGGATTTTGCTCCCAGAGCGGTGTATACTAGCGGTAAAGCCAGCAGTGCCGCTGGTCTGACCGCTGCTGTGGTCAAAGATGAGGAGTCACATGAGTTTGTCATTGAAGCAGGAGCCCTCATGCTGGCTGATAat GGGGTTTGTTGTATTGATGAATTTGACAAGATGGACCTTAAGGACCAGGTGGCTATTCATGAAGCCATGGAGCAACAGACCATCTCCATCACAAAGGCGGGTGTTAAG GCCACTCTGAATGCTCGCACCTCCATCCTGGCTGCTGCCAACCCTATAGATGGCAGATACAATCGCGCCAAGTCTCTCAAACAGAACGTCAACATGTCGGCACCCATCATGTCCAGATTTGATCTTTTCTTCATATTGGTGGATGAATGCAATGAG GTAACAGACTATGCCATTGCCCGCCGGATTGTAGATCTTCATGCCAGGAACGTTGAGTCTGTAGAAAGAGTTTACAGTACTGAAGAGGTCCAGAGATACATACTGTTTGCCCGCCAGTTTCAGCCAAAG ATCACCTCAGAGGCTCAGGAGTTTGTGGTGGACCAGTACAAGCGTTTGCGGCAGCGGGATGGAGGTGGAACCACCAAATCAGCCTGGCGGATCACAGTGAGGCAGCTGGAGAGCATGTTGCGTCTGTCCGAGGCCATGGCCAGACTCTACTGCTCAGATGAG GTTCAACCCAAACACGTGAAAGAGGCATTTAGACTACTAAATAAGTCTATTATTCGTGTGGACTCCCCCGACATCAATTTTGACCAGGAGCAGGATGATGACAAT ACAGAAGGTCAGAATGGAGGTGAAGTGAACGGCCATGCGGTGGAGGCCATGGACACTGGTGAGGTGGAAAAGCAGGAGAAGCCATCAGCGGCCAAACCTGCTGTCAGAATGTCATTCGCAGAGTATAAAAGGATCTCCAACCTGCTGGTGCTGCACATGCAAAAGATGGAACAAT TGGATGAAGAGTCATCTCTGAAGAAAAGTGAACTCATTAACTGGTACCTGAAGGAAATGGAAAGTGAAATCGATTCAGAAGCTGAACTGGTCGCTAAGAAGAATCTCATTGAGAAAGTGCTATACAGACTCATCCATTTT GATCACATCATCATAGAGCTGACTAAAACAGGGCTGAAGAAGATCAGTGAGGATGGAGACGAGCCCGTTATGGAGGAAGATCCGTTTCTGGTGGTGAATCCCAATTATATACTGGAAGACTAG